In the genome of Leptospira saintgironsiae, one region contains:
- a CDS encoding M61 family metallopeptidase: protein MIVKYTLDTYQPHRHLLKVEMEVHPDKQETFLCIPNWSPGSYKIRDYSKSIHQIHFVQSKPGWSIEQTDLNTWKVSSKGETFKISYIIYGFEHTVRTNYFTSDFILVHPPATFLYPKDRLDLEPKLTWKNLSPFRFCYTGLKKKEASKQTWKAKNFDEFFDSPILLTNEKQLNFSVEGCEFDLVILGDIETKDKKKIAKDLATIVETQIKLMGGTENQYYLFVLDMSDNLYGGLEHLNSSINQFDPNGWSNPDNYRTLLELLSHEYFHHWNVKRIRPIALGPFDYQKPNLTKELWIAEGITSFFDAYFLLLCGTYSTQQYLNKLWKDMQELEESLGESWMSLEDSSFTAWTKYYNRPFDPNFANTGISYYTKGAILSLSMHLYILKETKGKKSLVDIMIALNKQYHQEKKRGFTKAEFFQTAKKVTGLDLKLEFDPYIVDPKRIPVEKYLHLIGVERTASKPKIEPGFRVKEERGRMIVSKILLSKSVKETDINLGDEWIALDDKRILPGNFKELLNQYQPGKKADLLLARRGKILKRKIKFDSSPSANELWIDEKVENPTKELREIFLNLGKDPVTSKTSSKKTKSK from the coding sequence GTGATCGTAAAATATACTCTAGATACATACCAACCGCATAGACATTTATTAAAGGTGGAAATGGAAGTCCACCCAGACAAACAAGAAACATTTCTTTGTATTCCGAATTGGTCCCCTGGCTCTTATAAGATCCGAGATTATTCTAAATCAATTCACCAAATTCATTTTGTTCAATCCAAACCAGGCTGGAGTATAGAACAAACAGATCTAAACACTTGGAAAGTTTCCTCTAAGGGAGAAACATTCAAAATTTCTTATATAATTTACGGATTCGAACACACAGTTCGAACAAATTATTTCACAAGCGATTTTATTCTAGTACATCCACCTGCTACATTTTTGTATCCTAAAGATCGTTTAGATCTGGAACCTAAACTAACTTGGAAGAATCTATCACCTTTTCGTTTTTGTTACACAGGATTAAAAAAGAAGGAAGCCTCCAAACAAACTTGGAAGGCAAAGAATTTTGATGAATTTTTTGACTCACCGATTCTTCTTACAAACGAAAAACAGCTCAATTTCAGCGTAGAAGGATGTGAATTCGATCTAGTCATCCTAGGCGATATCGAAACAAAAGATAAGAAGAAGATCGCAAAAGATCTCGCGACTATTGTAGAAACCCAGATCAAATTGATGGGTGGAACGGAGAATCAATATTATCTATTCGTTTTGGACATGAGCGATAATCTATATGGAGGATTGGAACATCTCAATTCTAGTATCAACCAATTCGATCCAAATGGATGGTCTAATCCTGATAATTATAGAACTCTTTTAGAACTTTTATCCCATGAATATTTCCATCATTGGAATGTGAAAAGAATTCGTCCGATTGCACTTGGCCCTTTCGATTACCAAAAGCCAAACTTAACAAAAGAATTATGGATCGCGGAAGGAATTACTAGCTTCTTCGATGCTTATTTTCTTCTTCTATGTGGAACTTATTCTACTCAGCAATATTTGAATAAACTTTGGAAGGATATGCAGGAGTTAGAAGAATCCTTAGGTGAATCCTGGATGAGTTTAGAAGATTCCAGTTTTACTGCTTGGACTAAATATTATAATCGTCCATTCGACCCAAATTTTGCAAACACAGGCATCTCTTATTATACGAAAGGTGCCATTCTATCTTTGAGTATGCATCTTTATATCCTGAAAGAAACCAAGGGCAAAAAATCCTTGGTGGATATCATGATCGCATTGAACAAACAATACCATCAGGAGAAAAAAAGAGGATTTACCAAGGCCGAATTTTTTCAAACTGCGAAGAAGGTTACGGGCCTGGATTTAAAACTGGAATTCGATCCTTATATCGTGGATCCAAAACGTATTCCTGTGGAGAAGTATCTACATTTGATCGGTGTGGAAAGAACTGCTTCTAAACCTAAAATTGAACCTGGATTTAGAGTAAAAGAAGAAAGAGGAAGAATGATCGTAAGTAAGATCCTTCTCTCCAAATCCGTAAAAGAAACGGATATCAATTTAGGCGACGAATGGATCGCATTGGATGATAAAAGAATTCTTCCTGGTAACTTTAAGGAATTATTAAATCAGTACCAGCCCGGCAAAAAAGCGGACCTTCTTCTTGCCAGAAGAGGAAAGATCTTAAAAAGAAAGATCAAATTTGATTCTTCTCCTTCTGCAAATGAACTATGGATCGATGAAAAAGTGGAAAATCCCACCAAGGAATTGAGAGAGATCTTTTTGAACTTGGGAAAAGATCCTGTGACTTCGAAAACTTCTTCCAAGAAAACTAAATCGAAGTAA
- a CDS encoding peroxiredoxin yields MSDSWEGKKLPEVSLSSSTGNTVNLPKDSSGSWTLLYFYPKDDTPGCTKQACSYRDNLEKFTQAGAKVYGISSDSLDSHKQFIDKFNLSFPLLSDPKQTLSGPLGVYGDQEWQGRVFKGLSRDSFLVGPDGTIRKVWRKVDPTKTVAETLEEILKEAGA; encoded by the coding sequence TCCAGCTCAACCGGAAACACAGTAAATCTACCGAAAGACTCAAGCGGTTCTTGGACCTTATTGTATTTTTATCCAAAAGACGATACCCCGGGTTGTACAAAACAAGCCTGCTCTTATAGAGACAATCTGGAAAAGTTCACACAGGCTGGAGCAAAGGTCTATGGGATCAGTTCCGACTCTTTGGATAGTCATAAACAATTTATTGACAAGTTCAATTTGAGTTTCCCTCTTCTATCCGATCCGAAACAAACTTTGAGCGGTCCTTTAGGAGTTTATGGAGACCAAGAATGGCAAGGTAGAGTGTTCAAGGGACTTTCCAGAGACAGCTTTTTAGTAGGACCTGACGGAACCATTCGCAAAGTATGGAGAAAAGTAGATCCTACTAAAACAGTTGCCGAAACTTTAGAGGAGATCTTAAAAGAGGCCGGTGCCTAA